From the Oryza glaberrima chromosome 5, OglaRS2, whole genome shotgun sequence genome, one window contains:
- the LOC127772882 gene encoding uncharacterized protein LOC127772882, whose protein sequence is MGEEAKYLETARAERSVWLMKCPPVVSHAWQGAVSSSDAAGSNPNPVVAKVVLSLDLLRSEEPSLQFKMEMAQTNTGNTPKSYSLNMSKDFVPMCVFSESNQGKLSCEGKVEHKFDMKPHSDNLVNYGKLCRERTQKSMIKTRKVQVIEDHRMSLIPLPGMVGLIPSGSKEKKKQTPTKPSDAKRIRRDRRELENIIFKLFERQPNWALKALVQETDQPEQFLKEILNDLCFYNKRGPNQGTHELKPEYKKSTGDTDAS, encoded by the exons ATGGGCGAGGAGGCCAAGTACCTCGAGACGGCGCGGGCCGAGCGCTCCGTGTGGCTGATGAAGTGCCCCCCGGTCGTCTCGCACGCCTGGCAGGGCGCCGTGtcctcctccgacgccgccggctCCAACCCTAACCCCGTCGTCGCCAAGGTCGTCCTCTCCCTTGACCTCCTCCGCTCCGAGGAGCCCTCCCTCCAG TTCAAGATGGAGATGGCTCAAACTAACACTGGCAATACACCAAAGAGTTACTCCTTGAATATGTCCAAGGATTTTGTACCAATGTGTGTTTTCTCTGAGTCTAACCAAG GGAAACTTTCATGTGAAGGAAAAGTCGAGCATAAATTTGACATGAAGCCTCACAGTGATAATTTGGTGAACTATGGAAAGTTATGCCGTGAAAGGACACAAAAGTCCATGATCAAAACTAGAAAAGTGCAG GTAATTGAGGATCACAGAATGAGCCTGATACCGTTGCCTGGCATGGTTGGTCTCATACCTTCTGGTTCTAAG gagaagaagaagcaaacaCCAACCAAACCATCTGATGCAAAAAGAATACGTAGGGATCGCAGGGAACTGGAAAATATTATATTCAAGCTTTTTGAAAGACAGCCCAATTGGGCACTAAAGGCGCTGGTGCAAGAAACTGACCAGCCAGAG CAATTCCTGAAGGAGATTCTGAATGATCTGTGTTTTTACAACAAACGAGGACCAAACCAGGGAACGCATGAGCTCAAGCCTGAGTACAAGAAATCTACAGGGGACACTGATGCTTCTTGA
- the LOC127772516 gene encoding single-stranded DNA-binding protein, mitochondrial-like, with amino-acid sequence MNSLSNGLLKGLRRVLEQQRKPIDFYRKSQAWSSTVSFSDIDEKSEMGGDDDYTDSRRELEPQSVDPKKGWGFRGVHRAIICGKVGQVPVQKILRNGRTVTVFTVGTGGMFDQRVVGDADLPKPAQWHRIAIHNDQLGAFAVQKLVKNSAVYVEGDIETRVYNDSINDQVKNIPEICLRRDGKIRLIKSGESAASISLDELREGLF; translated from the exons ATGAATTCTCTCAGCAATGGATTACTGAAGGGCTTGAGGAGGGTCTTAGAACAGCAGAGAAAACCAATTG ATTTCTACAGAAAATCTCAAGCTTGGAGTTCTACTGTTTCCTTTTCTGATATTGATGAGAAGAGTGAAATGGGAGGTGATGATGATTATACAGATTCAAGACGAGAGTTAGAACCCCAAAGCGTAGACCCCAAGAAGGGCTGGGGATTCCGTGGTGTTCACAGG GCTATAATATGCGGAAAAGTCGGACAGGTTCCTGTGCAGAAAATTTTAAGGAATGGTCGTACAGTGACTGTTTTTACAGTTGGAACTGGTGGCATGTTTGACCAGAGGGTAGTAGGGGATGCAGATCTGCCAAAGCCAGCTCAGTGGCATCGGATAGCCATTCATAATGACCAGCTAGGTGCTTTTGCTGTCCAGAAGCTGGTGAAGAA TTCTGCAGTTTATGTTGAGGGTGATATTGAAACCAGAGTATACAATGACAGCATTAATGATCAAGTGAAAAATATACCAGAGATTTGTCTTCGACGCGATG GTAAGATTCGGCTGATTAAATCTGGCGAGAGTGCTGCTAGCATTT